Part of the Sulfitobacter sp. S190 genome, GCCCCTGCGGCGCTCTTTATCGCCACGGTCGGTGCGGTCAGCGTGTTCAAGGCGGTCTACATCGACAAGCGGGAGCTGAAATGCGCCTGCGTAGGCGGCAACTCGAACGTGCCGCTCGGTTTTGTCAGCCTGACCGAAAACCTGATGATGATGGGGATGGCCATTGTCATGTTGGTGTTGACGGTTGCTTAATTTTGGTTGGCTGTAAAATATGTTGTCTCAAGAGGATGTCGCAACAAGCTGCGAATGTTTGTTTGCAGTATAAGCGGACTTTCAAATCGTGGTGACGTAGGTCGGCTCTGTCCCGCATCTTACCCATCGAGTTACACTGCATCGAATGCTCGAATCCGTACGGAAACCAGTCATTGCCATTGCACCAAGCTGGTCGTCGAAATAGCTAACTCTCCGGGATCCCATCTATATCCGGATGGTTTGGCAGGGGTGGAACCATACACCAATGACTTGGCTCAACGGGTTCGTGTTCGAACCGGCCGGGTGCGGTCAGTCGCAGGGCATTGCTGAATATTTCAATGGACCAAGTCTCTTCATGGTCATCCCAAATGAGCTTCCCAAAGTGGTCTGTTGTGACCTTTCCAGAGAGGTCCCGAATCCGAAAGTACCCAACGATCCTGTCGGTGTGCAGTTCCGCTTCGGTTGGTGGACGATCTTCGAACTTGATCCATGAGGTTGCGGGGTCCGTCATACTTATCTCCGTCCCAATCTTCCCAATCGCGCCAGCTGCGCCAACATCTGCGCTCCCGTGCCAGACCCCGCGGTTCCTCCCGGCGGCGAGACCTGGCTCATTCCGGGCCTGACCGGCATCTGCTGGACCCCGAACATCTGCCGCGCCCGCAAAGCGGCATATTCCGCGCCGCTCGCACCGCCGACCAAGTATCGATTGTAGGCTTGCTGACTGCCACCAAGGGCGCGGCTGAAGCTGTAGGCCCCACCGAGACCGCCGGACAGCGCCGGCATCATGATGTTGCCGGAGATCGCACGCACGATGAAGGGCGTGGCAATGATGAAGCCCTTGGCCATGAGGACCATCATGAAGAACGGAATGAGGGCCCCGATGTTGGAGGCCCCTTCCGGGTCGCCCAACTCTCCGATCAACGCGGTGGAGACGCCTGTGATTGTGGCAAAGACACCCGCAACCACGATGGGATAGAGCGCAAAAGAAACCAGCGCCGAGAGCCAACGCGCGAAATAGTCCTTGGTCACATCGAACAGCGTCAGGAAGATCATCACTGGTGCGATCCCGATCAAAAGGGCAATCATTAATCGGGAAGCCACAAGAATGAAGGCAGCCAGCCCACCAAGGATCGATAGAAGCAAAACGCCGAGAACATCCAGCAGCGCGCCCGCCATCCATTGAAGTTCCGACCCGGCCGCGTTCAGGTAGTCGCCAAGTTCTGCGATCAGCCGGTCGAACTCTTCAGCAAATGTTCCTGAGGGTCCGGGCGTGCCGCCACCAACAGACGCAACCAATGATCCTGCAATACTATCGATCCCATTGAGGATGGCAGCGGAAAGCGCGTTGAACTGAACCCAGTTGGTCGCGAATATACCAATAAGACCGACCTTCGCCGCAAGCCAGAACGCCGTTCGGCCATCCATGGCCCGGTACTGGTAGATCATGTTGATGAAGACGAGGATCACGACCAGGGTCGTCCCAAGCACCAGCATAGTTCCCACCGTCGCCGCCACCGCGCCAAACTGCGTTTCCGCGGCGGAGTCCAGATAGCTTTGGGAAGTTTCGACGAAGTAGGTGACAACACTCATCTTATGGTCTCTCTACCAATTGCCCTCAGCTTCACAGATCGCCATGGCCTGCGGGCGCAATGCGTTCGCCTCGCGTCCGTAGGCGTCGGAGGCTTCCAGCATTTCCCACCGTTCGGAATTGGCAAAGCGCTCGAAGAACTCGGTCTCGGCATTGTCCCAAGGCGGGAACCGTATGGCGCAATTGCACTCCCCCGCCTCGACGATGCGGGCGAGGCTTTGTGCTCGGTAGATGTCCTGGACCAGCACGCGCTGATAAGCGTCGCGCACGCCGATGTCCTGCATCCATTGCGGCTCTACCGGGCGGTCAGGGCAAATATCGGAGACGCTGTCCATTGAGGGCACGAGATTGCGTTCCGCTTGTGCAGGGTAGGCGGTAACAGCAATGAGCAGCGCGGAGAGGCCAAAGATCGACTTCATAGCGTTGAGCTTCCGTCGACTGGGCCCGCGACTGCACGTTTCAGGAACGCTGTGTGACCGATATTGGCGAATTCCGATGTACTGACCGAGACGACCTCCCATCCCTGACTGCCGCGCAGGTTCAGGTCTTCCTGCATGTCGATGAGGCCGGTTTTGCGGGTCATTGGATAGGTTACGATCTGGTACTCGAAACGCATCATGCGGCAACTCCGTCATCTACTTCAGTCCCCGGCAGATAGAACTCGGTGATCCCGCGCGCGCCGTCCTCGCGACCGGCCTGGATGATCACGTCGATCGAGCTTTCGATGTATTGGATCATGTCCTGATAGGTCATTGGGATCTCCGTCTTAAGCGCGGCGATAGCGAGGCGCTGGACTGCGAGTTGGGGGGTTTCGGCATGCAATGTGGTCATCGACCCGCCGTGGCCGGTGTTGATCGCCTCGAGGAAAGTCATGGCTTCTTTGCCACGGACCTCGCCTAGGATGATCCGGTCAGGCCGCATGCGCAGGGTCGCGGTCAGGAGGACATCGGCGGTCTGGAATTTGGCATCCCGATTGGCGATTAGAGTGACCACATTGGGCTGCGCGGGCAGTATTTCAGCCGCCTCTTCGATGGTCACGATCCGCTCATCGTCGCCGACGTAAGAAATGATTTTGCGCGCCGCGACGGTTTTGCCAGTGGAGGTGCCGCCAGAGACGATCATGTTGAGCTTGTTCTCGACGCAAAAGCGGACTGCAGCGTAGATGTCGCCCGATGCAACAACCTCCCGAAGGGCGCGGTTTTTCTCCTGACGGCGCTCCTCCAGCTTGCGCTCCTCACCGTAGAGGTAGCGCAACTCTATGGCGTCAAGCGGCAGGCTTGAGAAGAACCGCAGCGAGATCGACATGCCGTCGAGCACGGCGGGCGGTGTGATGACCTGTGCGCGGATCGGTCGATCCCGATAGGTTATAGAGACAGAAACGATAGGTTTGTCCTTGCTCATCGTCGTGTCGGCGCTGGATGCGATTTGGTTTCCGAGGTCTTTGACTTCGGTGATGCTGAGACGCTGCTCCAATGCTTGCATGTAATGATCACCCTGGAATTCTCCCCAGCAGGAGCCATCGGGATTGATGCAAATCTCGATCACATCATCGCGGGACGCATCGGCCAGCTTGTCGAGGGAGGCTTGGAGATAGCTCAGGGTCATGGCTCAGAAGATCTCCAGATCGCGATCGACCATGACAGTGACGCGGACACCCTGGTCGACGTAGATGACCGGGCCGATGGAGAGGTATTCGCCGATGACGCTGTCCGTCGCGTCGGCAAGATCATCGCCGACGTCTTCGAGAATATCGGCGGCAGTTTCATCTTCGACCTCGCCGGCGGCCGCACTTGGGGCCGCGGAGATGATCGAGATGAGGGCAGCCGAGCCGAAGCGCTCATCGAACCGCGTATCGACGAACCCTGTGACGCCGGACCGGCCAAGCTGATCACCACCGAAGGAACTGATCTGGATGGTCTGGTCGGTTGGAAGGATAATCCGATCCCAGGCGATGGTGACCCGGCGCTGCGCGATCTCCAGCCCGGAGCGATAGCGCCCTATCAGGCGTGAGCCGCGTGGGATCAGCAGTCGCGTGCCATCGTAGCTGTAGACGTCCTCAGAGATGATCGCGCGAACTTGGCCGGGCAATGAAGAGTCGAGGGCCGTTTCCATGACGGCCTGGATCATCGTGCCTTGAATCACGGTGTTCGAGGGGTTGGCGATGACCTGCGCTTGAGTGACTTGCGCAGGCAGCGCGCCATTCAGCACAAAATCCGTCACGTCCCCGAAGGTCCGCTCCGTGAGTTCGGTCGCGCCCGGATTGGCGCCGCCCGCGCCTCCGAAGGCGATCACGGGTGAGGCGATGCGGCGCTCCTGGAAGGCGCGTTCCTCCTCCGCCCGTCGTTGCAGGTCGGCAAGTCGCCGTGCCTCTTCTTCCTGGCGCAGCCGTTCCTGTTCTCGGCGGAGCAACTCGTCTTCGGTTGGACCAAGGGGGGTCGGGGCAGGGGCAGTGGCCTCAAGACGGGCGAGGTCGAGGTCGATGCGCAATTGCTGTAATTCGCGGTCCCGGGCCGCGAGCTCGTCCTGGAATTGCTGTTGCGCGTTCTCCGAGGCGGCCTGTAGGGCGGCGATCTGTTCGGTGAGCGCGTCGATGGCCTCTGCTGCGGCGGTATCTTCTGCAACGACGGGCTCAGGCGCATTCCGCAGCTCTTCGATCTGCGCCTGGAGGGCTTCGAGCTGCGCTAGCAGTTCGGCGTTCGGCTCCGCAGGCTCCGGCGTGACGAGAACAATCTCAGGGTCTGGGGCAGGGGGCGGCACGAAGGGTTCAATTTCGCCGAAGCCGTCACCCTCCGTCTGGAACACGTCGGGCGTGGCCGTCGGCAGTGCAACCTCTTCTTCGGGCTGAGACAGGACGTAGAGCATCACGCCACCAGCCGCGATCAGGCCAACAACGAGCAGCGCGAGAAGCGGAGAGCGCCGCTTCGGGGTGGAACCACGTCTGGACCCGCTCTGTTCAAGGGCGGCGAGGCGTTTCTCAAGATCGGCGTTGCTATCGCTCATGAGGACACACCTGTGGGCGGTGCGGCCTGGATGCAGACCACATCCTCACCAAGCCGCAGCACCCATTGGCCATGCACACCAGAGACCCGGATGACCCCATTTTCAACAGCCTGCGTATTCACTGTCCGTTCGCGCCCATTGGCGTATCGGAATATCGCCGGCACCGGCGCGTTCCGCGCGAACTCGAAATACGTGAACGTGCCGTCATCCCAAACCCGAGTTGGGGTAAATTCGAGCCGTTCACTGGCGCCGTAATTGTAGTTCGGCGCGGCCTGGGCGATGACGTTTGTGGGCTGTTGCTCATCCTCAGGATAGCGGAACTGGACCACATAGAAGGTCGGGGTCGAGGCCTCTGTGACGTTGAAATAATAGCTCCGCCGATTTGTGTAGACGGTCACGTTGGTGTGCACGCCGCGGGCGAGCGGTTTGATTGCAAAGGCCTGTCCTCCAGGCACACCATCGATCTCGAAGCCCGCGGTATCGCCAGCGATGATCGAGCGAATGCTTTCACCTTCGCCAAACTCGATGGTCGTCACATGGGTGAGCGAGACGTTCAGCCGGTAGACCTGACCCTCCTGATACGTGGCGATCCGGACACGGCTGTCATTGGGTCCGCCACGCGGGATGTATTCGGCGAGGGCCAATGACGGTATAATCGCAAGACAGACAATCGCAGCACTCAACAAATTCACTTAATTCTCCAATCTGTCTGAGCGGATGGCGTATTCGACGACGGTGAAGCCGAAGGGATTGGTCCAGACCTGATCGATGGAACGGCTTTCCTCGGGGCGGAACTCGAAGAGTAAGGTCGCAGTGAAGAGGCCTGTCTGGACGCCGTTGATAGAGGTCAAACGCTTGCGCAGCCGGACTGTCGCGCGGTTGGTGCCGATCCGGTTGATGCTTAGAATTTCGACCTCGAGCCGGGCATTGGGTCCGTAAAGCGTCGGGGGGTACTCGGGATTGGCCGAAGTCCAAATCTGGCGCACAGAGGCTGCGGCCGCACCATCGGAGCGCTGTAAGACGCTCCGGATACGCACATCATTGTCGAGTTGGTTGTAAACCTCTCGGTCGATCACATAGCGGAAAACCTCCGCTTCAATGATTGCCTGGTTTTCGGTGACGGTGGTGGCCCCAATGGAAGCTTCGGGTAGAGCAAAACCGGTCTCTGGATCGTATGGCACGACAACGGGGGGTGGATCGACATCGAGGATCGCGACAGCGGCTGCGGCCAGACATCCGATGATGCCGAAGATGAGACCCATAAGCCCGAGACGCTGCCAGAGCCGTTCCCGTCTGAGTGCGCCGTAGACGAGCTCCTCTTCGATGATGACGGTTTCTTCGTCCAACTGTGCAGCCCTTAGTCCGCTCGCAGATCAGGGAGGGTGAACTCCATGAAGCGCTGTTCCTCGGCGATAGCGGCCGCATCAATCACACCGCCGGTGCCATCCCCCACGGTCTGCACAGCTTCGAGCTGCCACATGGCGACGAGCGCGATAGCGAGTTCGGCCGTGACGCGGGTGTTGAGATCGACGCTTTCCTTGAGCTCATCCATATCGTCGATGAGCCCAACGAGCCGTTCGACGCGTTCCAGCGACTGCCCGGCATCGTCATAACTGTTCTGGGCGGCAGCAGAGACGAGCGCGCCGGTCGTGGCCTGCGTGGCAATCCGTTCCGCCCCGGGATTGCCGCTGCGCGCCATCTCCGCGAGCGTGTCGTCGTCGAACCCCAGATCGGCCAGAACCTGGTCCATCTGTGTTTCAATCTCGCTGGCACCGGAGCCGCTCAGGCCCGAAAAATCCCCGGTTCGGATGGCGCGGATTGTGGCCAAAATATCCCCGAACTCCTGGTCCAGTAGCCCGTTCAATTCCTCTTCCATTTCGGTCTGGATGATCTCCGGGAGCTCGGCGAGACGTGTGAGCGCCTCATAGGTCCGCTGCAACTCCGCGAGCTGTTCCGTGAGGGTGGCCAATTGTTCGCGGAGCTGCAGCAACTGCTCGTTTTGTAAAAGTTCGTCTTCGATCATCTGTCGAAGCTGCTGGATGTTCTGGGTGATGTTCTGTGTGTCGACGACCGGCACGCCCTGAGCATGGGCCGGAGCTGGCGAAAGGGCGGGACTCAGAAAGGTGAGTGCTCCGATGAGTATGGGTGTGGGCAGCGCCGACGTGCGGAAGGGGTTCAATCTCATCAGTCCAGGTCCTCCAGTGTAAAGTCCATGAATTCCGCTTCGGCCATGCGAGCGGAGGCTTGGGCGAGTTGGGATGCCGTTAGCGGCTGTGTCCGTGCGGCTTGCAATCGGATCCGTGCGGCCATCAATCGGACCAGTTCGGCGCGGGCATAGGTGTTGAGCACCATGCTCTCCTGAATGTCCTCGGTCTCGCGAATGCGTCGCACGATGTCCTGGATGCGTAGGGCTGCTTGCCGGATCGCGGCGGGGGAATTGCTGCCGTAGAAAGCCGCGCCGTGACCTGTCAGGGAGAGATTGGCGTTGGCCAATAGCGCCGGGTCGATGGTGCCGAGGGCCTCGATACCGCCAATGCGGGCGAGGTAGAGATTGTAGCGTTCCGGGATGACCTGAACGTAGTGCTGGGTTTCCGCGAAGGGCGGCACGCCGCCATATTCGATGACGCGACCCGGTCCGGCGTTATAGGCCGCCAGCGCGTTGATGATGTTGCCGTCGAAGCTGTTGAGCTGTGCCGCAAGATAGCGCGCGCCACCTTCGACCTGCAGATACGGGCTATCATAGTATTCGGGGTTGATCCCGAGATCGGAGGCCGTGCCCGGCATGATTTGGGTGAGGCCGAATGCGCCGACGGGCGAGCGCGCGCCGATAGAAAAGCGGCTTTCCTGCCAAATGAGTGCTTGCAGAAGCGCGCGCCATTGCACGACGGACAGGCCCGCACGGCTGATCCCGGGCCGGCCATGAGTTTCCTGGGCCACCCGGATGATCAACTGCTCGATGTTCTCTCCCGCATCCCCGAACATTAACGCGCCGCCGGGGTTGGGATCGAGATTACCGGTGCCATAAACTGCTTCTGCGCTTCGCGCATCATCGCCGCTGCCGGACTCGAGCGTCGACACCATTGCGGGCAAGCCCTGTCCGCCGAAACTCGTCTGTGCATCGAGTATGCGCTGCAGGACTGCGAGCTGCTCTTGCTCGATTTCAGTGAGAAGTTCTTCGATGGCCAGCGTCTCGCGTTGGATGCCAAGATCAGTCTCGCGGTGGCGGGTTTCGACAAGATCGCGGGCTGTCAGACCAGAGTCGTTGGTAGGAACGCCCTGAGCGGCCGCCATACCGGGCAGCAGGCACAGCAAGAGGATATGAGGAATCCTAAACCTCAACGTCGGCCTCCGGTGTCTCAAGTGGTTCAAAGATGCAGTTTGGTTCGATGGGCGCGACGGCTGCTCGAAAGGCGAAGCAGTTGACCGTGGGCTCACGATATTGCGCACAGGCGGTTAACAACCCCACTAGAGCAAACAAGACGAAAGTTCGGATCATGAAAGCCTCCAGAATTCGGGACGGTCACGGTAGTCGGTGCCGACAAGCGCCTCGCCTTTTTCCATCCCGCCGAGCATTGTGAGAAAGGGACCGAGGGCTGAGAGATCGGCGTCGACGACAACCGAGCCGGTGTCGTC contains:
- a CDS encoding type IV secretion system protein gives rise to the protein MSVVTYFVETSQSYLDSAAETQFGAVAATVGTMLVLGTTLVVILVFINMIYQYRAMDGRTAFWLAAKVGLIGIFATNWVQFNALSAAILNGIDSIAGSLVASVGGGTPGPSGTFAEEFDRLIAELGDYLNAAGSELQWMAGALLDVLGVLLLSILGGLAAFILVASRLMIALLIGIAPVMIFLTLFDVTKDYFARWLSALVSFALYPIVVAGVFATITGVSTALIGELGDPEGASNIGALIPFFMMVLMAKGFIIATPFIVRAISGNIMMPALSGGLGGAYSFSRALGGSQQAYNRYLVGGASGAEYAALRARQMFGVQQMPVRPGMSQVSPPGGTAGSGTGAQMLAQLARLGRLGRR
- a CDS encoding ATPase, T2SS/T4P/T4SS family, with the protein product MTLSYLQASLDKLADASRDDVIEICINPDGSCWGEFQGDHYMQALEQRLSITEVKDLGNQIASSADTTMSKDKPIVSVSITYRDRPIRAQVITPPAVLDGMSISLRFFSSLPLDAIELRYLYGEERKLEERRQEKNRALREVVASGDIYAAVRFCVENKLNMIVSGGTSTGKTVAARKIISYVGDDERIVTIEEAAEILPAQPNVVTLIANRDAKFQTADVLLTATLRMRPDRIILGEVRGKEAMTFLEAINTGHGGSMTTLHAETPQLAVQRLAIAALKTEIPMTYQDMIQYIESSIDVIIQAGREDGARGITEFYLPGTEVDDGVAA
- a CDS encoding TrbI/VirB10 family protein, yielding MSDSNADLEKRLAALEQSGSRRGSTPKRRSPLLALLVVGLIAAGGVMLYVLSQPEEEVALPTATPDVFQTEGDGFGEIEPFVPPPAPDPEIVLVTPEPAEPNAELLAQLEALQAQIEELRNAPEPVVAEDTAAAEAIDALTEQIAALQAASENAQQQFQDELAARDRELQQLRIDLDLARLEATAPAPTPLGPTEDELLRREQERLRQEEEARRLADLQRRAEEERAFQERRIASPVIAFGGAGGANPGATELTERTFGDVTDFVLNGALPAQVTQAQVIANPSNTVIQGTMIQAVMETALDSSLPGQVRAIISEDVYSYDGTRLLIPRGSRLIGRYRSGLEIAQRRVTIAWDRIILPTDQTIQISSFGGDQLGRSGVTGFVDTRFDERFGSAALISIISAAPSAAAGEVEDETAADILEDVGDDLADATDSVIGEYLSIGPVIYVDQGVRVTVMVDRDLEIF
- a CDS encoding TrbG/VirB9 family P-type conjugative transfer protein, encoding MNLLSAAIVCLAIIPSLALAEYIPRGGPNDSRVRIATYQEGQVYRLNVSLTHVTTIEFGEGESIRSIIAGDTAGFEIDGVPGGQAFAIKPLARGVHTNVTVYTNRRSYYFNVTEASTPTFYVVQFRYPEDEQQPTNVIAQAAPNYNYGASERLEFTPTRVWDDGTFTYFEFARNAPVPAIFRYANGRERTVNTQAVENGVIRVSGVHGQWVLRLGEDVVCIQAAPPTGVSS
- a CDS encoding virB8 family protein: MDEETVIIEEELVYGALRRERLWQRLGLMGLIFGIIGCLAAAAVAILDVDPPPVVVPYDPETGFALPEASIGATTVTENQAIIEAEVFRYVIDREVYNQLDNDVRIRSVLQRSDGAAAASVRQIWTSANPEYPPTLYGPNARLEVEILSINRIGTNRATVRLRKRLTSINGVQTGLFTATLLFEFRPEESRSIDQVWTNPFGFTVVEYAIRSDRLEN
- a CDS encoding type IV secretion system protein; protein product: MRLNPFRTSALPTPILIGALTFLSPALSPAPAHAQGVPVVDTQNITQNIQQLRQMIEDELLQNEQLLQLREQLATLTEQLAELQRTYEALTRLAELPEIIQTEMEEELNGLLDQEFGDILATIRAIRTGDFSGLSGSGASEIETQMDQVLADLGFDDDTLAEMARSGNPGAERIATQATTGALVSAAAQNSYDDAGQSLERVERLVGLIDDMDELKESVDLNTRVTAELAIALVAMWQLEAVQTVGDGTGGVIDAAAIAEEQRFMEFTLPDLRAD
- a CDS encoding lytic transglycosylase domain-containing protein; this encodes MAAAQGVPTNDSGLTARDLVETRHRETDLGIQRETLAIEELLTEIEQEQLAVLQRILDAQTSFGGQGLPAMVSTLESGSGDDARSAEAVYGTGNLDPNPGGALMFGDAGENIEQLIIRVAQETHGRPGISRAGLSVVQWRALLQALIWQESRFSIGARSPVGAFGLTQIMPGTASDLGINPEYYDSPYLQVEGGARYLAAQLNSFDGNIINALAAYNAGPGRVIEYGGVPPFAETQHYVQVIPERYNLYLARIGGIEALGTIDPALLANANLSLTGHGAAFYGSNSPAAIRQAALRIQDIVRRIRETEDIQESMVLNTYARAELVRLMAARIRLQAARTQPLTASQLAQASARMAEAEFMDFTLEDLD